Proteins found in one Miscanthus floridulus cultivar M001 chromosome 4, ASM1932011v1, whole genome shotgun sequence genomic segment:
- the LOC136548299 gene encoding probable LRR receptor-like serine/threonine-protein kinase At3g47570: MANGSLDRWIHSNLEGQNGLGALSLSQRLDIAVDIVDALDYLHNGCQPSIIHCDLKPSNILLNQDMRARVGDFGITRVLDEAPSNHPMNSSSTTGIRGSIGYIAPEYGEGLAVSTSGDVFSLSITLIEMFAGKNPTDDMFRDGISLHYYAEAALPDKVMEIADSNIWLHDGVNNSNDTRHITTRECLAAIIQLGVLCSKQLRRERLSMNDAAAEMHAIRDKYIFTQ; encoded by the exons ATGGCTAATGGCAGCTTGGATAGATGGATCCACTCAAATTTAGAAGGCCAAAATGGACTAGGAGCACTTAGCCTGTCACAGAGGTTGGATATTGCTGTGGATATTGTGGATGCTTTGGACTATCTTCACAACGGTTGCCAGCCATCGATCATCCATTGCGATCTCAAGCCAAGTAACATTCTTCTCAATCAGGACATGAGAGCCCGTGTAGGAGATTTTGGCATTACTAGAGTTCTAGATGAAGCACCAAGCAACCATCCTATGAATTCCAGTAGCACCACAGGAATAAGAGGTTCCATTGGATATATTGCTCCAG AATATGGAGAAGGGCTTGCGGTGTCAACTTCTGGAGATGTGTTTAGTCTTAGCATCACTTTGATCGAGATGTTCGCAGGGAAGAACCCGACCGATGATATGTTTAGAGATGGGATAAGCTTGCATTATTATGCCGAAGCAGCTCTTCCTGACAAGGTTATGGAGATAGCAGATTCCAACATCTGGCTGCATGATGGAGTAAACAATAGCAATGATACAAGGCATATAACAACTAGGGAATGTTTGGCGGCCATCATTCAGCTTGGTGTCCTTTGCTCAAAGCAATTGCGCAGGGAGCGACTGTCAATGAACGATGCTGCTGCAGAGATGCATGCTATCAgagataaatatatttttactcaatAA